The Gadus macrocephalus chromosome 1, ASM3116895v1 DNA window TATTATTTCGTTATTcctttatataaaaataaagaaaagatcTTGGGAATCAGATTTCATCAAAGGCTGACGGCTCCGCGTATGACAATCCTGTGTAATAATCGTTCCCCGTCTCGTTCGTGACATCGCCTCTCTGGGTAAATGTGGCGTTTGTCAAGGCTGCTTCAAAGGGGTTTGAGACGGGATCTCTCTGTGTGCCCGTGTCAAGCTGTCTGCCGTGTCGAACCCCATCTGTGTCAGAGCGACGCAAGCATGCACGGTCCCTCCTTTAATGTCGGCATCAAAcaacatgaaaaataataaaataaataccggAGGGGAGCCTTGTCTTTATCATTACCTACCAAAATGTCATTAGGTTCTTCGCAATGTCACCCCATATACCGCGTTCAACGTTTAATGTGCTTTGATCATCACTTTCTGAGCCATTTATCCGTCTGCATTTACTTCACTTTTTAAGTCGTGCTAATCAATTACATTAAATCCCAGAGATCGATCCTAACATTTCAAATTCCCATCCATCCTCGAAACCCGATCCATGAagtcaacatcatcatcaactttaaacaattaattaaaaacCAACATCGATCCAAACATTCAAATTCCAATCCTATGATAGCTGGGATACTTAACGAAGCATCAGGCCTCAAAGCCGGGGACATTTAGCAGACTAATGCAGTTTACACTCTCTTCGGAAAGGAGGTGAGAAGATAAGAGGGCATAAAACTCCCAGAGTCCCTCCCAGggccggcggcggtggcggcggcggcggaacCAAGAACCTTCTGAGGGAACTTTCATGTGTTTGGCGGCGGTCCCGTCGCAGACAGCGCCGCCCACCAGACGCCCACCCGGCCCTCCTGGGGCGCCCCTCTCATGACACTCAGAGGGTGTCTCTAcatcgtctcctcctcctcttcatcatcacacCTCACACTGATCTATTATTAATCTGAAGCCCAGCGTGCAGGTGCATCTCAGTCCACTGCCTCTCACAtcttctgtcccccccccccccacccccccccacccaccacacacaccccaccacacagacacacacagacccagacactTCAGTCTATTGTCACATCTTCAGAGAAGAGTAACTTAGTAGAAGAGTAACAAACAGAACATGAATGGGaccattttgtgtttgtgtgagtaggtaagtataagtgtgtgtgagtgttcacgtgtgtggggggcgtgtgtgagtgccttgtgtgtatacgtgttcatgtgtgtgagtagaGGCTAGGCCAGAGAGAGCGTGggtatggatgtgtgtttgtggatgcatacgagtgtatatatgtgtgtgtctgtgtgtgtttgtgcgtatgtgtttgtggatgcataccagtgggtgtgggtgtgggtgtgcaccacagtgtgcgtgtgcgtgtgtgtgtgtgtgtgtgtgtgtgtgtgtgtgtgtgtgtttgagcgggccccacccacctcctcgcTGTACTTGCTGATGTAGGAGTAGATCTCGTTGAGGGCGCTGAGCATGTTGAACTCGTTGGAGTGCAGCCGGGCCTGCTCCGCCAGGTAGGCGTTCATGTCCTGGTCGCTGATGGCGGGCAGGCGGTTGATGTCCGCGTAGTACCTGGGGGTGGGACGGACGGACACTTGAGTACACGGCCCAGGGAGACTGAGCTGCTGAGCCGTCCCTCTTTAAGAGCCCCATCCTGCATCCAGGGCCCGTTTTATATTCTTACGTGGTGGCAttaacaatgcattgcattcccCCCCCCGCTATTAGTCATTTGAAAGAAGCGCTTTCACGGAATCTAATCAGGGAGTCGGTCTAAGGGGAGTTGTAAATCACTTCCCCCAGAGCGGAGGGGACTCGGGGAGGGGACTCACGTAGTAAAGGGAAGAATTTAAAAgaagagttaaaaaaaaaaaaatcttgtatTTTCGCCTAAAAAAGGAAAATAGAGAAAAAGGGCATGCTCAGGGCCCCCGGGGCCCACATGGCCGGCCCCTGGGGGGTTGGGTGCGTGCTGCGGGGCTCTGCGTACCTCTCCACCCAGCTCTTGTAGTTGGGGATGTCCTTGGCGTAGAGCAGCTTGTTGGAGGGCGAGTCCTTGCCCAGGCGGTGctcggaggtggagcaggagtccATGAAGGTCTGGGCCACCACCGAGAGGCAGGCGTCCGTGATGCTGCTCTTGTGGATGTCGAACACGAACTGGGGGTTCTTGATGACGTTCACCCAGAACCGCAGGGGGAGGCTGCAACAGAGCAAGAGGTCAACctccgtgtgtctgtgagtgggcGTGgacgtacacgtgtgtgtgtgggtaaggAAGGGGTGGAAGGGTACTGCCCAGATATCTGTTGAATGCTGAAAAATACttgaaactaaaaaaaaaacggtctATCGAGGGGCGAGGGTGCAAGACCCTCCGTAGACCTCCAGCCTAACGACCTGCACTTGAATGACCTTCAGACGGGTGGGGCAGGATAACAGTGTGGGCGGATGTGCCTGCGTAGCAGCACACAGTAGTAGGGGTGGACACAATTTGGATACGGCGATATATCGTTGCCCTTCTTCGTGCGATACAAGAATCGATACACTGGTGCCAAATATGGATATaacatttttcaatattttttttgcattattatgcCATATTCCTGAAGAGGTAGACAGAAAAAATCACCCAAAATATTGATAGTTCAATTGATCAAATGTGCTccaaacagatttccctgctCCTCGAGGTGGCGCTCAACACATGAATGAAGGAAATAGTGACGTTTTCATCACAAGTCAATGAAAAACTCAGTTTGGACCATGAATTAAGAGCGAAATCCAGCACAATACACTTGTATTCATCGTTAGACATATATCGTGATGTATCGCTATAGGATGGTATAACAATATATAGATTACTGCAGAATCGCTGTATGGCGACAACATCGGGCCATGTATTTGGTATGGTATAGTGAGGTaccctgtgacccccccccccctcaccagttGCTCTTCCAGGTGTGCCGGACGTCCGTGTCGTGGATGCCGTGCTTGTCGGCCTGCTCGTCCAGGAAGTCGAACATGTACTTGATGGCGAGCGGCAGGGCGCTGCCACGGTGCACCGTGCTGAACAGCGTCTCGAACAGGTCGTCCACGAACTTCTGCAGCGTACCCTGgagggggcacacacacacacacacacacatacacacatgtttcAACACGCGTTTCTACAATAAGGTGTGTCTTATATCTGACGAATTAGCAATCTGTATCATCAGGCATAATCTCTGATCCACATAATTTTGGAAAAAGAATGTTCAATACAGTATCTTACTAGCCCGTATGGGACCTATTATGTGGGCGAGTATGTGCCCGTATAGCACTGTTTTGCGACAGACTATTGCTATTTTCAATACACTTTACCAAACAGTTGTTGGGGGCGTACCTTGGTGGCCAGCAGCCTGGTCAGGTAGATCTCAGAGACCATCTTGCTCCCGCGGTCGCCCTCCTTCTGGTCCCCGTGCTCGTGGTTCTTCACCAGGTGCCACACCTTCACCCCGCTCTCCAGGTCGGGGGTGATCATGGGGGCTCGGGACCGCAGGCTGTCGGGGCTCCCGGTGTAGCGGAACGAGGAGTCTGCAGGAGAACAAGAGGCTAGGTCAGCGGAGCTAACGCTAGCCTTGTTTGTGCTGCTGTTGTTTCTgatgacacacccacacacacactcacacacgtagcACTCCATCACCCACACAGACGCttacgcacgtgcacacacgcacacgcacacacccacacacacacacacacacacacacacacacacacacacacacacacacacacacacacacacacacaacacacactcacacacatagcacacacacacacacacacacacacacacacagcacacacacacacacacacacacacgcacgcacacgcacacgcacacgcacacacaacacacactcacacacatagcactccatcacccacacacagacacttacgcatgcgcacacacatacacacatacacacacacacacacacacagacacgcacacactcaatctGTAATTTTCCCCTCTGGATATTAACACATTAGCAAGCTGAGTTTGTATGCTTTAGTTTCCACCGTCTGATGTGCGAGGAGAGGAAAATAATTTCACTGTCAGGCTCAataaggaggagaaggggtctTTGGGGAAATGACATCCAGTGGATATTTGTTGGAGGCTGAAATGTGGGCCAACACCTTGATATTGTGCACACATGAAATCATTatcttcagtctctctctctttctctttcccttttatgcattcttcctttctctcctcgTGCGCGTTGGGTCCACGGCTGGCTCCTCTTCAAAGCCCTCATAATTGTCTCTTCATCGACGCTCGGCTCGGCTCCGGCAGCACGTTGACGTGTGTCACACTCTAATCAACGCATCAAAAGAGCCCTAATATGTTAAACACCcgaccgtcctcctcctcctcctcctcctcctctcctcacacaGCAGGGCATGATGCCGCGGCGGCTGCCAGGTCCTCCTCATTAGGGCCCCGTGTCTCCCCGGGTCTCCAGACTCTCCGGGGAGTCGGGCTCGCTGGCGATCTGCCCCTCACCTCGGCTTCAAAGGCAGCGCGCAGCACGCGCCGGAGCCCCCCGCCGACAAGGCGACCACTTAAGGCCGCGCCGGTCGAAGACCAACCTGCACATCCGCAGCGGCCACTGGAGACCAGGGCCCTGAGGCGGTCGCGGAGGGCtggcggagtgtgtgtgtgtgtgtgtgtgtgtgtgtgtgtgtcgctgacACAGCAATATGTCTTGAATAAGTCTTCAAATCCGAACTTTAACACCACTGACTGCCTTCAACTGGCTCCTCCAGGGTCCCACTTAGTCCATCCAGGCATGGCCCCTCCACTACCCCTATCCCTCCACATCACCCTGTCTCCGTCCCCCACCACCGGCCCCCCCCGCCAGAGGCAGAGCATTGCGGCGTGGGGAGGCTGTGTGCGCGGGGCCGGGCTGGGCAGGGTCGGCTGGCACACTGAGTGGAGGCAGGAGGCTAAGTGCTGAAGTGTTAAACCGATGTGAATCCAAGAGCTGACCAGTGAGGTTCCACGCACCGCCCCTCAATGCTGGTGTCTGCTTCATAATCATCCCTGAAGCTTCCGTCGCTGATGATCAGATGTGACCCATAATTGCGGGGGTGCCTGCGGTGAGATGTAGCTAAGTGTAGCTAGTAACGTTAGCCGCTAGCCGGGTTCAGTGTGACGTTCACAGGAAGCAGCATAGTGGAGAACCCTGCAATTGGCTGTGCTCACTTTTTCTTCCCCCTCTTCCAAACGGGTGAGTATCATTTAGGCTGAATACTTAGCGGGCGCGCGGCCCCCCCCGCGGCGCTGTGGCGGGCGCCTGGCAGCCGGCCAGATGGAGCACCCTGCAGCAGGAACCGCTCGGAGCCACGGGCCGAGACAGCTTAAACAGCATGTCAGCACTAACGCTACACGCACACTTATGGGTAAACGTGTGGGTgggaatgtatgtatgtatgtgtgtatgtgtgtatgtgtgtgtgtgtgtgtgtgtgtgtatgtgtgtatgtgtgtatgtgtgtgtatgtgtgtatgtgtgtgtatgtgtgtgtgtgtatgtgtgtatgtgtgtgtgtgtgtgtgtgtgtacaagaaAAATGAAGCGTTCAACCCCATCACTCAtccccacctgtctctctctgtccctagctccatttcactctctctctctgccttaatCTCTTGTTCCCggtctcccttccttcctccttctctcactcAACTCTCACTATATCTCTcccactcagagagagagagagagagagagagagagagagagagagagagagagagagagagagagagacagatggagagagacagagcgagagcgagagagacagatggagagagagagagagagagagagagagagagagagagagagagagagagagagagagagagagagagagagagagagacagatggagagagagagagagagagagagagcattcagACATGAAAAGGTGTGGTTTGTCCATATCTGGGGGGACCATGAAACAAAAATACAAGGTCGGCAAagatctctctcactctttctttttCCTTCACTGACTCCTTGAAATCATAGCACATTATGTCCAGTATACTTGTACAGTGTTAAAAGTGCAACTCATGACCTTCACCATGTGATTTGGACGCTGGCTAGCAGGCTGTCTGCTGATTGTGTTGAGGGTGCGCTATTTCATAAGAGAAGGGAGGACAGCTTACCGTATCTGCTGATGGAGCTGCGTGATATGCTGGCCGACGGAGGTATGTTGTAGGAGGAGGTCTGTTTGGGCACCAGCGCCACCACACAGCGATCTGACACCTGGAAACATCAAACATACAGAGAAACTGATGAGATGGACGGATGAGGAGAAAAACAAAATCACAGGATTTAAGAGCATTTTGAGGGATATCAAAGAGCACGGAGTGTAAGATCTGAGCGGGTTATGTAACGATGTACGTCCGTGAACACAAAGGCACAACAGCCCGTGTGTTCATCTTTCATCTGACTTCACACAAGAGACACCTTGTCTGTTTTGAATTAGAAGAAGGTGATCAGATGCATAGAAGTGAGGATTGAAGGGAtgcatcgagagagagagagagagagagagagagagagagagagagagagaggatgagagagagagagagagaggatgatgagagagagagagagagagagagagagagagagagagagagagagagagagagagaggatgagagagagagagagagagagagagagagagagaaagagagagagagaaagagagagagagagagagagagagagagagagagagagagagagagagagagagaggatgagaaagagacagaggggtagagggagagcgagagagaatgagaaagacacagaggagCAAACGAgtaagagaatgagagaggatAGCAGTGCACTGCTTGGTCCTTTCATGTGCACATCTTACGCCATCGGTAGAAGAGGAGGCTTTGAGGTTAGCAGACGGCTACGGTAATGAGAAGGCAGAGACAAAaggcaggagagggagattaCGACCCCAGCgtctagggaggaggaggagggtgtgtcAGGAGGAGTGAGGGCCAGGGAAGGTGCGCTAAACCATCAGCCCTCTGGTTTGTAGGTTTGTTCTataaccccccccaccacacacacacacacacactgtttctcTTCTGCCGTGTCTTGGCCTCTCATCATCAGAGCAAGCCCCCCATGGCCATGTTAAACACATGTCTGTTATGAATGGTTGGGAATCAAAGCATGACTTCAGCGTCAAGACGTGGGCTAGTGAACATGTGTCGTCGTGCACAACGAGTAACACGACCAGACAAAGTGAATCCATCGTTTGTGTAATTTTACACTGAGCGCTGGAATGAGTTTGCGCCGCGTGGCTGACATTTGCAAGACAGCGCACCCTAAGGAGAGATTTCATTCTCACTATTACTATCAAACAAGCGCGAGACATTTGTAATCCGGTGCTATAATACCACCAATCACAGCGCCcctcaaaataaaacaaacaacaaacaaagacaGAGCTAATCAAAAAGAAATCCTACAGAAAAACCCATTTTCAAAGCAATGAGAAATTCCATTTGTCCTGGGGCAACCGAATAAATGGACTCCATCATATCCCTCCCACGCCACgaggcagaggggagggggggagggggggagacgaggggagaggggaagaggctgTGAAGCTAATGAAGTTGCCCTATGGCTCTGTGATGTAGCCGGCCCTTTCTCACCCACTCCCtctccgtcctcttcctcccccctcgctctccacTCACTAATAACTTCTCTGTGGGTGAGGGGGACActagaaacgtgtgtgtgtgtgtgtgcgtgtgtgggtgcgtgtgtctgtgtgtctatgtcagcatgtctctgttgtgtgtgtctgcgtgtgtctgtatgtctatgtgtgtatttc harbors:
- the LOC132467746 gene encoding plexin-A2-like, with the translated sequence MITPDLESGVKVWHLVKNHEHGDQKEGDRGSKMVSEIYLTRLLATKGTLQKFVDDLFETLFSTVHRGSALPLAIKYMFDFLDEQADKHGIHDTDVRHTWKSNCLPLRFWVNVIKNPQFVFDIHKSSITDACLSVVAQTFMDSCSTSEHRLGKDSPSNKLLYAKDIPNYKSWVERYYADINRLPAISDQDMNAYLAEQARLHSNEFNMLSALNEIYSYISKYSEEITAALEQDEQARKQRLASKVGQLIAAMSKDS